The Micromonospora sp. NBC_01740 genome includes a window with the following:
- a CDS encoding chromosome partitioning protein, with amino-acid sequence MPAESPWAQPPQRPATAAVEPGPGPGATDPAPTHQGAALRRTLHHQQPAQPGPAGQALPPPDPADQGPLQQAPPLAGAPQVPFPRDSAGQGVPVSPTPSPAPSPGREPATPRQSFEPAPATTQQSFEPAPATTQQGLGPDHAAAQQDFGADPTPQQDFGADPAAAQQSAPPGPYPPQQGGPYPAQQGGPPGPYPPQQGPTPPGPYPPGWYPPPWQQAVPGGHAPAPQQAYQPAEGVVAVPPAQPDPNWRPAITDPPTAEDFARRRQVRPADPVATMGVRAVANRMGLRLPPGRHEQEMRRDIETVRRNFGGLRQVTVVNPKGGAGKTVAILLLAMTFGQKRGGYVLAWDNNETQGTLGMRAQQDFHSRTVRDMLRDLGQFQGAHGRVGDLSQYVRSQGEGMFDVLASDESATGGEMLTAAAFAEIREVVSRFYKLIFVDTGNNVRAQNWQAAMDATDQLVVTMSARNDSAETAARMLDHLEQSGRQRLVRQAVTVVSMPPSRKEIDLPAIQEHFAARTRAVLLAPYERLIDTGEPIRYGGLSAAARDAWLKIAAAVAEGL; translated from the coding sequence ATGCCGGCCGAGTCGCCGTGGGCGCAGCCGCCGCAGCGGCCCGCCACGGCGGCCGTCGAGCCCGGACCGGGACCCGGCGCGACCGATCCCGCGCCCACGCACCAGGGCGCCGCGCTCCGACGGACCCTCCACCACCAGCAACCGGCCCAGCCAGGCCCGGCCGGCCAGGCCCTCCCCCCGCCGGATCCGGCCGACCAGGGCCCACTCCAGCAGGCCCCGCCCCTGGCGGGTGCACCCCAGGTGCCGTTCCCACGCGATTCGGCTGGGCAGGGCGTGCCGGTCAGCCCCACGCCGAGCCCTGCGCCGAGCCCCGGGCGCGAGCCGGCGACGCCACGGCAGAGCTTCGAACCCGCCCCGGCAACGACACAGCAGAGCTTCGAACCCGCCCCGGCGACGACACAGCAGGGCCTGGGACCGGACCATGCGGCGGCGCAGCAGGACTTCGGGGCCGACCCGACGCCACAGCAGGACTTCGGGGCCGACCCGGCGGCGGCACAGCAGTCCGCGCCGCCCGGGCCCTACCCACCGCAGCAGGGCGGCCCCTACCCGGCGCAGCAGGGCGGTCCGCCGGGGCCGTACCCGCCGCAGCAGGGCCCGACGCCGCCCGGGCCGTACCCGCCCGGCTGGTATCCGCCGCCCTGGCAGCAGGCCGTTCCGGGGGGCCACGCCCCGGCTCCGCAGCAGGCGTACCAGCCGGCGGAGGGGGTCGTCGCGGTGCCGCCGGCACAGCCCGACCCGAACTGGCGCCCGGCGATCACCGACCCGCCGACGGCCGAGGACTTCGCGCGCCGCCGGCAGGTCCGGCCCGCCGACCCGGTGGCCACGATGGGCGTACGGGCGGTGGCCAACCGGATGGGGCTGCGGCTGCCGCCAGGGCGGCACGAGCAGGAGATGCGGCGGGACATCGAGACGGTACGCCGCAACTTCGGCGGGCTGCGCCAGGTGACCGTGGTGAACCCGAAGGGCGGGGCCGGCAAGACGGTGGCCATCCTGCTGCTGGCGATGACGTTCGGCCAGAAGCGCGGCGGCTACGTGCTGGCCTGGGACAACAACGAGACCCAGGGCACCCTCGGGATGCGCGCCCAGCAGGACTTCCACTCCCGTACGGTGCGGGACATGCTGCGGGACCTGGGCCAGTTCCAGGGCGCGCACGGGCGGGTGGGCGACCTGTCGCAGTACGTCCGCTCGCAGGGCGAGGGGATGTTCGACGTCCTCGCCTCGGACGAGTCGGCCACGGGTGGCGAGATGCTCACCGCCGCCGCCTTCGCCGAGATCCGCGAGGTGGTCAGCCGGTTCTACAAGTTGATCTTCGTGGACACGGGCAACAACGTCCGGGCCCAGAACTGGCAGGCCGCCATGGACGCCACCGACCAGTTGGTGGTCACCATGTCGGCCCGCAACGACTCGGCGGAGACGGCCGCCCGGATGCTGGACCACCTGGAGCAGAGCGGCCGGCAGCGGCTGGTACGGCAGGCGGTCACCGTGGTCTCCATGCCGCCGTCGCGCAAGGAGATCGACCTGCCGGCGATCCAGGAGCACTTCGCGGCGCGCACCCGGGCGGTGCTGCTCGCGCCGTACGAGCGGCTCATCGACACCGGCGAGCCGATCCGGTACGGGGGGCTCTCCGCGGCCGCGCGGGACGCCTGGCTGAAGATCGCCGCCGCCGTCGCGGAGGGGCTGTAG